A region of Polyangiaceae bacterium DNA encodes the following proteins:
- a CDS encoding FHA domain-containing protein, whose amino-acid sequence MPFRIRYLAHDLELPIGDFVVGRGPECQLAVDDPLVSRKHAVLRVSSSGVVAQDLGSRNGVLVNGVKLEGSRELVPGDKIRIGNQEIVVYKTDDHRPGSHADEEQRRAMQTIGGMHVADIHASIEAAAMDSKSSPDGRLGASETARRFQSVRLLCGVADKALALGRADEAERILASLLQAILKKTKEGSRPKGGVAEYAALYAARLAAATTKGAWVDYVFDLYMSIDAPLPPAVIDELFTVVRKAKNYDIKLIRAYVAAMQKLAPQLGPADRFLVQRIEGLERQVSVS is encoded by the coding sequence ATGCCGTTTCGGATTCGCTACCTTGCGCATGACCTCGAGCTTCCCATCGGGGATTTCGTCGTAGGACGTGGCCCCGAATGCCAGCTCGCAGTCGACGATCCGCTCGTCTCACGCAAGCACGCCGTGCTTCGTGTGAGCAGCTCGGGTGTCGTCGCGCAAGACCTTGGCAGTCGCAACGGCGTGCTCGTCAACGGCGTGAAACTCGAAGGGTCGCGCGAGCTGGTTCCAGGCGACAAAATCCGCATCGGCAATCAAGAGATCGTCGTTTACAAAACGGACGACCATCGACCCGGATCGCACGCCGACGAAGAGCAGCGCCGCGCGATGCAGACGATTGGCGGCATGCACGTCGCCGACATCCACGCATCGATCGAAGCGGCGGCGATGGACTCGAAATCCTCACCCGATGGGCGACTTGGCGCATCCGAAACTGCGCGTCGTTTCCAGTCGGTGCGCCTTCTGTGCGGCGTGGCGGACAAAGCCCTTGCTCTCGGGCGTGCCGACGAAGCCGAACGTATCCTCGCGTCGCTCTTGCAGGCGATCCTCAAGAAAACCAAGGAAGGCAGTCGCCCCAAGGGTGGCGTCGCCGAATACGCAGCGCTCTATGCCGCACGTCTTGCCGCTGCCACGACGAAAGGCGCATGGGTCGACTACGTCTTCGACCTCTACATGTCCATCGATGCACCGCTGCCTCCAGCCGTCATCGACGAGCTCTTCACGGTCGTACGAAAAGCCAAAAATTACGACATCAAACTGATCCGCGCGTACGTCGCGGCGATGCAGAAACTGGCTCCGCAACTCGGTCCGGCCGATCGGTTTCTGGTCCAACGAATCGAGGGCCTCGAGCGCCAGGTCTCGGTGTCGTAA
- a CDS encoding FHA domain-containing protein, translating to MAVRLRYLSHELEVPIGQFVIGRSADCQLALDDPLVSRRHALLTVRTDGVTVEDLGSRNGVRVNDSIIEGRVEVVHGDRITIGSQEMVLEGVPDESIIAAPESIAFGTTRASTLTQQTAAAMMQREDLREEPWSESTTPGISLSFSSSRAPFGPAQPDRRVTALSFIGSLADKALTMGRAEEAERILHRSLNELLEKARGGTLPPNEVAAKAAMYAAKLASATAKGSWIEYIFALYSCTEQLVPGSVVDELYSAVRKVKTLDMAILRNYVESLRKRSSNLGPSERFVLQRLEGLERLGGLK from the coding sequence ATGGCGGTTCGACTGCGGTATCTCTCGCACGAGCTCGAGGTGCCAATCGGCCAGTTCGTGATTGGGCGCAGCGCGGACTGCCAACTTGCGCTCGACGATCCGCTCGTATCGCGGCGGCATGCACTGCTGACGGTGCGTACCGATGGCGTGACCGTGGAAGACTTGGGAAGTCGCAACGGCGTGCGCGTCAACGATTCGATCATCGAAGGTCGAGTCGAAGTCGTTCATGGCGACAGGATCACCATCGGTTCGCAGGAGATGGTGCTCGAAGGCGTACCTGACGAAAGCATCATCGCGGCACCCGAGTCGATCGCGTTCGGCACGACGCGTGCGTCTACGTTGACGCAACAAACTGCCGCCGCGATGATGCAGCGCGAGGACCTACGCGAGGAGCCGTGGAGCGAGTCGACGACGCCCGGGATATCGCTGAGTTTTTCTTCGTCGCGTGCTCCGTTTGGGCCTGCGCAGCCGGACCGTCGCGTCACGGCATTGTCGTTCATCGGCAGCCTCGCGGACAAGGCGCTGACGATGGGTCGGGCCGAAGAAGCAGAGCGTATTTTGCATCGTTCGCTCAATGAACTTTTGGAAAAAGCCCGTGGAGGTACTTTACCGCCGAACGAAGTTGCCGCGAAAGCTGCGATGTATGCTGCCAAGCTTGCATCAGCGACAGCCAAAGGCTCTTGGATCGAGTACATCTTTGCCCTCTACTCCTGCACCGAGCAGCTCGTTCCAGGTTCCGTCGTCGACGAGCTTTATTCAGCGGTGCGCAAGGTGAAGACGCTCGACATGGCCATTCTACGAAACTACGTCGAATCGTTGCGAAAGCGCTCTTCCAACCTTGGGCCGAGCGAGCGGTTCGTGCTGCAGCGCCTCGAGGGATTGGAACGCCTCGGGGGCCTTAAGTGA
- the purD gene encoding phosphoribosylamine--glycine ligase, translating to MLGSGAREHALSLALARSVSTSEVIVAPGNAGTVCPGTDRVAPIRRASSAADKPEAIVELARREGVDLVVVGPEALLCAGVADALEQASIRVFGPNREAARLEGSKAFMKEFARRHGIPTAPFAIVTTFEEAEAEIRRRGAPIVVKADGLCAGKGVVVARTEEEAIAAARDMLVDKRFGEAGQTVVIEDVIAGEEASVHAVTDGTSFIVLPVARDHKRVFDGDAGPNTGGMGVYAPSPHVSPALLARIEREILQPTIDGMRKEGRPLRGVLFAGLMITPAGDPMLLEHNTRFGDPECEALVSLIEGDFAALCDSVARGALDTKAVRIASDRSAVVVVLAAAGYPTAPRSGDVIAGIDRAALRPNVAVYHAGTRDAGGEIVTSGGRVLAVTATGGSIAEARDNAYAAVADISFDGVHFRRDIAASAAGVATGP from the coding sequence GTGCTCGGCTCGGGCGCTCGCGAACACGCGCTTTCGCTCGCACTCGCTCGCAGCGTGAGCACGTCCGAGGTCATCGTTGCACCCGGTAATGCTGGGACGGTTTGTCCGGGTACGGATCGCGTCGCGCCCATCAGACGCGCGAGCAGTGCCGCGGACAAACCCGAAGCGATCGTCGAGCTTGCGCGTCGTGAAGGCGTCGATCTCGTGGTGGTTGGTCCGGAAGCACTGCTTTGTGCAGGTGTCGCGGATGCGCTCGAGCAAGCGAGCATTCGCGTATTTGGTCCCAACCGCGAAGCGGCTCGCCTCGAAGGATCGAAGGCGTTCATGAAAGAGTTTGCCCGACGTCACGGCATTCCGACGGCGCCGTTTGCCATCGTGACGACGTTCGAAGAAGCCGAAGCGGAGATTCGACGCCGTGGCGCGCCCATCGTCGTCAAAGCCGACGGGCTCTGCGCGGGCAAAGGTGTCGTCGTCGCTCGTACCGAGGAGGAAGCGATCGCCGCGGCGCGGGACATGCTCGTGGACAAACGCTTCGGTGAAGCAGGACAAACCGTGGTGATCGAAGACGTCATCGCTGGAGAAGAAGCGAGCGTCCACGCGGTCACGGATGGAACGTCGTTCATCGTTCTCCCGGTCGCGCGTGATCACAAACGCGTCTTCGATGGCGACGCCGGGCCCAACACCGGTGGCATGGGCGTCTATGCACCGTCGCCGCATGTGTCGCCTGCGCTTCTCGCGCGTATCGAACGGGAAATTTTGCAGCCGACGATCGATGGAATGCGAAAGGAAGGTCGGCCGCTGCGCGGCGTTCTTTTCGCGGGGCTCATGATCACGCCTGCGGGTGACCCCATGCTGCTCGAGCACAACACTCGCTTCGGCGATCCTGAATGCGAAGCGCTCGTGTCGCTCATCGAAGGCGACTTTGCAGCGCTCTGCGATTCCGTGGCGCGTGGAGCGCTCGACACGAAAGCTGTGCGAATTGCATCCGATCGAAGCGCGGTCGTCGTCGTGCTCGCAGCCGCGGGGTATCCAACCGCGCCGCGATCGGGCGACGTGATTGCCGGCATCGATCGCGCAGCGCTTCGTCCGAACGTTGCGGTGTACCATGCAGGAACGCGCGATGCGGGCGGCGAAATCGTCACGTCGGGCGGTCGAGTCCTCGCGGTCACGGCGACGGGCGGATCGATCGCTGAAGCCCGCGACAACGCGTATGCTGCGGTCGCCGACATATCATTCGACGGTGTCCATTTTCGACGCGACATCGCCGCTTCGGCGGCCGGCGTCGCGACTGGTCCCTGA
- a CDS encoding TerC family protein, whose amino-acid sequence MSALEVFKHADSWASLATLTGLEIVLGIDNIVFLTLTTNKLPPHQQPTARTLGLGLALFMRLGLLFGLTWVMGLTADLFVVLGHPISARDLILLGGGLFLIAKSTHEMFERLEVDTQEEGAPKPRLSFSFAVVQIVLLDLVFSLDSVITAVGMAQHLVIMSTAVVIAMIVMLLFAGAIGRFVNKHPSMRILALSFLLLIGVLLVAEGMRQHISKGYVYFAMAFSLSVELVNMKLRTRQRAPVELHNRYEEAVK is encoded by the coding sequence ATGAGTGCGCTCGAAGTCTTCAAACACGCCGATAGCTGGGCCAGCCTCGCAACGCTCACCGGACTCGAGATCGTTCTCGGCATCGACAACATCGTCTTTCTGACGCTCACGACCAACAAGCTGCCGCCGCATCAACAACCCACGGCGCGCACGTTGGGTCTCGGGCTGGCGCTGTTCATGCGTCTCGGCCTGCTCTTTGGCCTCACGTGGGTCATGGGTTTGACAGCGGATCTCTTCGTGGTGCTCGGTCACCCGATCTCCGCACGTGACCTCATTCTCCTCGGAGGAGGCCTCTTTTTGATCGCCAAGAGCACGCACGAAATGTTCGAGCGGCTCGAAGTGGATACACAAGAAGAAGGTGCTCCGAAGCCTCGTCTTTCATTTTCTTTCGCCGTCGTACAAATCGTTCTGCTCGACCTCGTCTTCTCGCTCGACTCGGTCATCACCGCCGTCGGCATGGCGCAGCACCTCGTCATCATGTCGACCGCCGTCGTCATTGCGATGATCGTGATGCTCCTCTTTGCCGGAGCGATCGGACGGTTCGTCAACAAGCACCCGAGCATGCGCATTCTCGCGCTGAGCTTCCTCTTGCTCATTGGCGTGCTGCTCGTTGCCGAAGGCATGAGGCAGCATATTTCCAAGGGTTACGTGTACTTCGCGATGGCCTTCTCGCTGTCCGTCGAGCTCGTCAACATGAAGCTCCGCACGCGTCAACGAGCGCCCGTCGAGCTGCACAATCGTTACGAGGAGGCTGTGAAATGA
- a CDS encoding DUF2914 domain-containing protein — protein sequence MTPAFRYGITLFAMWSCLGGCEERSADGAPAVPTSSAPADAAAPSGTGSSAQPAPPAPPPRTRVPIELLELTITSGVEKKEPVDKLKAAAPGTRVYAHLKMRNRSSETRAVHVDFLINGKLRTPLKLNIEPSWSFRTWGYNTLQASDSGELEVQVYDDAGTTLERVKLPIRSK from the coding sequence ATGACGCCGGCCTTTCGCTACGGCATCACGCTTTTCGCCATGTGGTCGTGCCTCGGTGGATGCGAAGAACGATCCGCCGATGGCGCTCCTGCCGTGCCAACGAGCAGCGCACCTGCCGATGCTGCAGCTCCGAGTGGCACTGGATCGTCTGCGCAACCAGCGCCTCCAGCGCCACCACCCCGCACGCGCGTACCGATCGAACTCCTCGAGCTCACGATCACGTCGGGCGTCGAGAAAAAGGAACCCGTCGACAAACTCAAGGCCGCGGCCCCTGGCACGCGCGTGTATGCACACCTGAAAATGCGCAACCGTTCTAGTGAAACGCGCGCCGTGCACGTCGACTTCCTGATCAACGGCAAACTTCGCACGCCCCTCAAGCTCAACATCGAACCATCATGGTCGTTCCGCACGTGGGGCTACAACACGCTTCAAGCATCGGACTCGGGCGAGCTCGAGGTGCAGGTCTACGACGACGCGGGCACGACGCTCGAAAGAGTCAAGCTACCGATCCGATCGAAATAA
- a CDS encoding HEAT repeat domain-containing protein yields MNDQSSTRLLCKDNVDTDAVRRLASQQWFLWNRIERDDNQPLVYEWSTATKDCRIRFTDDHRLGLRWFDLQGPRWTDVAAFIRSSVPILDRDEIIALASGAKTENEGIWAAFKLAVFASVCAFDADLFGAFGDLSNHRSAKVRDAAIYAMTQTRWSQFAGILEPIAEDDPDEGVRARAAQALKTLTN; encoded by the coding sequence GTGAACGACCAGTCATCGACGCGGCTCTTGTGCAAGGACAATGTCGATACCGATGCTGTGCGAAGGCTGGCGTCGCAGCAGTGGTTCTTGTGGAACCGCATCGAACGCGATGACAACCAGCCGCTCGTGTATGAATGGTCTACGGCGACCAAGGATTGCCGCATCCGATTCACGGACGACCATCGCCTTGGCTTACGCTGGTTCGACCTTCAGGGACCTCGATGGACGGACGTCGCGGCGTTCATTCGCAGCAGCGTGCCCATTTTGGACCGTGACGAAATCATCGCGCTCGCAAGTGGTGCCAAAACCGAAAATGAAGGCATTTGGGCGGCATTCAAGCTCGCCGTATTCGCGAGCGTATGTGCATTCGACGCGGACCTATTTGGCGCATTCGGCGACCTTTCCAATCACCGCTCCGCCAAAGTACGCGACGCGGCCATTTATGCCATGACACAAACTCGTTGGTCGCAATTCGCCGGAATTCTCGAACCGATCGCCGAAGACGATCCGGACGAGGGCGTACGTGCACGAGCCGCGCAAGCATTAAAAACGCTCACGAATTGA
- a CDS encoding sulfite exporter TauE/SafE family protein, giving the protein MSWLSPELSLSGQHPLVLVLLFASGFLASSINAVAGGGSLITFPLFVAFGVPPVSANATTAVALWPGSLASAFGYRDQLAAAKRNLPYLIPPTVLGSLFGAWLLTHTPERLFDFVVPVLILLATLLLAFQGQIRAKVLGSKARLPTSAGVVLQFLLSVYGGYFGAGMGIVMLALFGLFVEGTLHEHNALKNGLAVTVNIVASLFFLRAGLLWIVPGLFTMVGAITGGYVSARLATRVDPVKLRRFIVALGCAMTVWFIRQAWKNA; this is encoded by the coding sequence ATGTCCTGGCTCTCGCCCGAATTGTCCCTGTCCGGCCAGCATCCGCTCGTGCTCGTGCTGCTTTTTGCGTCGGGCTTTTTGGCCTCGTCCATCAACGCCGTCGCAGGCGGCGGGTCGCTCATCACATTTCCGCTCTTTGTGGCTTTTGGCGTTCCGCCCGTTTCGGCGAATGCGACGACGGCGGTGGCGCTGTGGCCTGGATCTCTGGCCAGTGCATTCGGATATCGTGACCAGCTCGCGGCGGCAAAACGTAATCTTCCGTATTTGATTCCGCCCACGGTATTGGGGAGTCTTTTTGGCGCGTGGCTATTGACACATACGCCCGAGCGGCTTTTCGATTTCGTCGTTCCTGTCTTGATTCTGCTGGCGACGCTGCTGCTTGCATTTCAGGGCCAAATTCGCGCGAAGGTGCTCGGTTCGAAGGCGCGTTTGCCCACGTCGGCAGGCGTCGTGCTTCAATTTTTGCTCAGCGTGTATGGGGGTTATTTCGGGGCGGGCATGGGGATCGTCATGCTCGCGCTTTTTGGGCTTTTCGTCGAAGGAACGCTGCACGAGCACAATGCGCTCAAAAATGGGCTCGCCGTAACCGTCAATATCGTTGCGTCGTTGTTTTTCCTGCGAGCGGGGCTTTTGTGGATCGTTCCTGGCCTATTTACCATGGTCGGAGCGATTACGGGTGGTTACGTATCTGCGCGTCTTGCGACGCGCGTCGACCCGGTGAAATTGCGCCGGTTCATCGTTGCGCTTGGATGCGCCATGACCGTGTGGTTCATTCGGCAAGCATGGAAAAATGCTTGA
- a CDS encoding sigma 54-interacting transcriptional regulator encodes MASRPLVVFSILGTTLDAGRGPGRWDRWRPTIALCQHEDLLVSRLVLLHDKQSRDLADHVTADVRHVSPETTIERIDVAWKDPWDFEEVYATLHDLARSYPFKPDQEDYLVHLTTGTHVAQICLFLLTEARYLPARVVQSAPPRRERPDGPGSYSIVDLDLSRYDRILSRFARERKDGQSFLKAGIETKNAAFNRLIERIEEVAKASRAPILLMGPTGAGKSQLAARIHELKKSRRQIQGEFVPVNCATLRGDAAMATLFGHKRGAFTGAVTDRPGLLRKADGGLLFLDEIGELGLDEQAMLLRAIEQKAFYPVGADQEVKSDFLLIAGTNRDLGVLAAKGEFREDLYARINLWTFRLPALRERPEDIEPNLDYELELAAKVLGVNITMNKAAREAFLEFAISGRGLWAGNFRDLNACVTRMATLAHGGRITKEIVAEEIERLETSWSSGRALLQGKKSDGVDYVADVLGEAAAKLDRFDRVQLEDVLRVCRDARSLSEAGRVLFAESRKGRTTVNDADRLRKYLSRFDIEWKDVSGARS; translated from the coding sequence ATGGCTTCCCGTCCGCTCGTCGTCTTCAGCATTCTTGGCACCACGCTCGACGCTGGCCGAGGTCCCGGCCGATGGGACCGGTGGCGCCCCACCATTGCTTTGTGCCAGCACGAAGACCTGCTCGTCAGCCGCCTCGTATTGCTCCACGACAAGCAGTCGCGCGATTTAGCCGATCATGTTACGGCAGACGTGCGCCACGTATCGCCAGAAACGACGATCGAACGGATCGACGTCGCATGGAAGGACCCGTGGGACTTCGAGGAGGTGTATGCAACGCTGCACGATTTGGCTCGGTCCTATCCTTTCAAGCCCGATCAAGAAGATTACCTCGTGCATCTCACGACGGGCACGCACGTCGCGCAGATATGCTTGTTTTTATTGACCGAAGCGAGGTATTTGCCAGCGCGCGTCGTGCAATCGGCGCCGCCGCGTCGCGAACGACCGGACGGCCCAGGGTCGTATTCCATCGTGGACTTGGACCTGTCCCGCTACGACCGCATTTTATCGAGGTTTGCCCGGGAACGCAAGGACGGTCAAAGTTTTCTCAAGGCGGGCATCGAAACGAAGAATGCCGCATTCAATCGATTGATCGAGCGAATCGAGGAAGTCGCGAAAGCATCGCGAGCGCCGATCCTGCTCATGGGGCCCACGGGTGCGGGCAAGAGTCAGCTCGCGGCGCGTATACACGAGCTAAAAAAATCTCGCCGACAGATTCAGGGCGAGTTCGTTCCGGTCAATTGCGCCACGCTTCGGGGCGATGCTGCAATGGCTACGCTATTTGGTCACAAGCGAGGTGCATTCACGGGGGCCGTGACGGACAGGCCGGGCCTTTTGCGAAAAGCAGACGGGGGCCTGCTCTTTTTGGACGAAATCGGGGAGCTCGGGCTCGACGAACAAGCCATGCTTTTGCGGGCGATCGAGCAAAAGGCGTTTTACCCGGTCGGCGCGGATCAAGAAGTGAAAAGCGATTTTTTGCTGATTGCTGGGACCAACCGTGATCTCGGAGTCCTGGCGGCAAAAGGAGAATTTCGTGAAGATCTATATGCCCGAATCAACCTCTGGACGTTTCGTCTTCCGGCATTACGCGAGCGGCCCGAAGACATCGAGCCGAACCTCGATTACGAGCTCGAGCTTGCAGCCAAAGTCCTGGGCGTGAACATCACGATGAACAAGGCGGCGCGAGAAGCATTTTTGGAATTTGCGATCTCAGGTCGTGGGCTTTGGGCGGGCAATTTTCGGGACTTGAATGCATGCGTCACGCGCATGGCCACGCTCGCACACGGGGGACGCATTACGAAAGAAATCGTCGCCGAAGAAATAGAACGGCTCGAAACTTCCTGGTCGAGCGGCAGGGCCTTATTGCAGGGCAAGAAGTCGGACGGTGTCGATTACGTGGCGGATGTGCTCGGAGAAGCGGCCGCGAAGCTCGATCGATTCGACCGCGTGCAGCTCGAGGACGTCTTGCGAGTTTGTCGGGACGCTCGGAGTTTGAGCGAAGCGGGGCGCGTTCTTTTTGCCGAATCTCGCAAAGGCCGCACGACGGTCAACGATGCCGATCGATTGCGAAAATATTTGTCTCGATTCGATATCGAGTGGAAAGACGTGAGTGGTGCTCGTTCTTGA
- a CDS encoding RtcB family protein: protein MTESTHVTFQTDGVPVKAWTKGVPFEAEAEAQLRRVAALPFVYKWVAVMPDVHAGKGATVGSVIATDGAIIPAAVGVDIGCGMIAVETTLTASQLPDDLKTIRSAIEKAVPHGRTNNGGPGDRGAWANLPPRVVTAWNDLEPGFKRIVERDPKLGRGVTPEHLGTLGTGNHFIEMCLDERDHVWFMLHSGSRGVGNRIGSLFIERAKREMERWLIRLPDMDLAYLPEGSEHFGAYYDALKWAQDFARTNRALMMEATLEAVRRSGILPPFELGSEAVNCHHNYVAKEHHYGKNVWVTRKGAVRAGEGELGIIPGSMGAKSFIVRGKGNAQSFCSCSHGAGRKMSRTAAKKAFSLEDHARMTAGIECRKDADVIDETPGAYKSIDDVMNAQADLVDIVHTLRQVVCVKG, encoded by the coding sequence ATGACCGAGTCGACCCATGTGACGTTTCAAACCGACGGCGTGCCTGTCAAGGCGTGGACCAAAGGCGTGCCTTTCGAGGCCGAGGCGGAAGCGCAATTGCGTCGCGTTGCTGCATTGCCATTCGTCTACAAGTGGGTCGCCGTGATGCCCGACGTGCACGCGGGAAAAGGCGCGACCGTGGGAAGCGTGATTGCGACGGATGGAGCGATCATTCCGGCCGCGGTGGGCGTGGATATCGGGTGCGGAATGATTGCCGTGGAAACGACGCTGACGGCTTCGCAATTGCCCGACGACTTGAAAACGATTCGCTCGGCCATCGAAAAGGCGGTTCCGCACGGGCGCACGAACAATGGTGGACCAGGCGATCGCGGTGCATGGGCAAACTTGCCTCCGCGCGTCGTGACTGCGTGGAATGACCTCGAGCCGGGTTTCAAACGAATCGTCGAACGCGACCCGAAGCTGGGTCGAGGTGTGACGCCGGAGCACCTGGGAACGCTGGGAACGGGAAACCATTTCATCGAGATGTGCCTGGACGAGCGCGATCACGTTTGGTTCATGTTGCATTCGGGTTCGCGCGGCGTGGGTAATCGCATTGGAAGCTTGTTCATCGAACGAGCAAAACGTGAAATGGAGCGATGGCTGATTCGGCTTCCGGATATGGACTTGGCCTACTTGCCGGAAGGATCCGAGCACTTTGGTGCGTATTACGACGCTTTGAAATGGGCGCAGGACTTCGCTCGGACAAACCGCGCCTTGATGATGGAAGCGACGCTCGAAGCCGTGCGTCGATCGGGGATTTTGCCGCCTTTCGAGCTTGGAAGCGAAGCGGTGAATTGCCACCATAATTACGTGGCGAAGGAGCACCATTACGGGAAAAACGTGTGGGTGACTCGAAAAGGCGCCGTGCGTGCCGGCGAAGGAGAATTGGGGATCATTCCCGGCAGCATGGGCGCGAAAAGTTTCATCGTACGCGGCAAGGGTAATGCGCAATCGTTTTGCTCGTGTAGTCACGGTGCAGGGCGAAAAATGTCGCGTACGGCGGCGAAGAAAGCTTTTTCGCTCGAGGATCACGCGCGCATGACGGCCGGTATCGAATGCCGCAAAGACGCCGACGTCATCGATGAAACACCGGGCGCGTACAAGTCGATCGACGACGTGATGAATGCGCAGGCGGATCTGGTGGATATCGTGCACACGCTACGGCAAGTGGTATGCGTGAAAGGGTAA
- a CDS encoding RNA 3'-terminal phosphate cyclase has product MLTLDGSTGEGGGQILRTSLGLSMVTGQPFRVHSIRARRSRPGLMRQHLCAVRAAAEVSGATLSGDEIGSKELVFKPGAARAGSYHFAIGSAGSATLVLQTVLPALLLAQGTSSLVIEGGTHNSMAPSWDAIERAFLPLVRRLGGKASGTITSYGFFPAGGGRLEVTIAGGAKLEELVLRERGQVLKTQLRALVAQIPGIVGVREVDHFCDELPWWDRKTARPEVIKNSHGPGNALVADVICEHVTEVFTAYGERGLRAEIVAENAAKMVDRYVKAEVPIGEHVADQLLLPMALGKGGAFRTLALSEHTRTQAEVIRTFLGTTIRFTELGTDDVLAEVLPK; this is encoded by the coding sequence ATGTTGACGCTGGATGGATCGACCGGCGAAGGCGGCGGACAGATTTTGCGCACGTCGCTGGGTTTGTCGATGGTGACGGGACAACCTTTTCGCGTGCATTCGATTCGCGCGCGAAGATCTCGCCCGGGCCTCATGCGACAACACCTCTGCGCCGTGCGCGCCGCGGCGGAAGTATCGGGCGCGACGCTTTCGGGCGACGAAATCGGTTCGAAGGAGCTCGTTTTCAAGCCGGGCGCGGCGCGCGCAGGGTCGTACCATTTTGCCATCGGCAGCGCCGGAAGCGCGACGCTCGTATTGCAAACTGTGCTGCCCGCATTGCTCCTGGCCCAAGGCACTTCGTCGCTCGTGATCGAAGGAGGCACGCACAATTCGATGGCGCCGTCGTGGGACGCCATCGAGCGTGCATTTTTACCGCTCGTAAGGCGCTTGGGCGGCAAAGCCTCCGGAACCATTACGTCTTATGGGTTTTTCCCGGCCGGAGGCGGACGTTTGGAAGTGACGATTGCGGGCGGAGCAAAGCTCGAAGAATTGGTTTTACGGGAACGTGGTCAAGTGCTCAAAACGCAACTTCGAGCGCTGGTCGCGCAAATTCCGGGAATCGTCGGCGTGCGCGAAGTGGATCATTTTTGTGATGAATTGCCGTGGTGGGATCGAAAAACGGCGCGGCCCGAGGTCATCAAAAATAGCCACGGTCCCGGCAATGCCCTGGTCGCCGACGTGATATGCGAGCACGTGACGGAGGTGTTCACGGCGTACGGCGAACGCGGCCTGCGCGCAGAAATCGTCGCCGAAAATGCTGCAAAAATGGTCGATCGTTACGTCAAGGCCGAGGTTCCCATCGGCGAGCACGTCGCAGACCAATTGCTCTTGCCAATGGCGCTTGGAAAAGGCGGCGCGTTTCGTACGCTCGCGTTATCCGAGCACACGCGCACGCAAGCCGAAGTCATTCGCACATTCTTGGGAACGACCATTCGATTCACGGAATTGGGAACGGACGACGTGCTGGCGGAGGTTTTACCGAAATGA
- a CDS encoding OmpA family protein — protein MTIDRAQVNLDDHRLEVKLNQPACKVTLKVIGESGRTIAESAKGFGGASAGTALVASWTPSQIEPILRIEVWGHDTHGRYVGMQITPWNVSIDHEEVNFETDSDAIRDSEVPKLQASLDKIKEIANRHKDLPGIALYIAGHTDTVGSPEHNLTLSRKRARAIAAWFRSKGLKMPVSFEGFGEHSPIVKTADEVAEARNRRVDYILALEPPRLPSGSVQFGWRGL, from the coding sequence ATGACCATCGACCGCGCCCAAGTGAACCTCGACGATCATCGATTGGAGGTCAAACTGAATCAGCCGGCGTGCAAGGTGACGTTGAAGGTCATTGGTGAGTCAGGACGAACCATTGCCGAATCGGCAAAAGGATTTGGCGGTGCATCCGCAGGTACGGCGCTCGTTGCATCCTGGACGCCGTCGCAAATCGAACCGATTTTGCGTATCGAGGTTTGGGGGCACGATACGCACGGGCGCTACGTTGGAATGCAGATTACGCCGTGGAACGTGTCGATCGATCACGAAGAGGTCAATTTCGAGACCGATTCCGATGCCATTCGTGATTCGGAGGTGCCGAAGCTTCAGGCGAGCCTCGACAAGATCAAAGAAATCGCGAATCGCCACAAGGACTTGCCCGGCATTGCCCTTTACATTGCCGGCCATACCGACACCGTGGGCAGCCCCGAGCATAATTTGACGCTGTCGCGTAAGCGTGCACGAGCCATTGCGGCGTGGTTCCGCAGCAAGGGGCTCAAGATGCCCGTATCCTTCGAGGGGTTCGGCGAGCATTCTCCCATCGTGAAGACGGCGGATGAAGTGGCCGAAGCGCGCAATCGCCGCGTCGATTACATTCTAGCGCTCGAACCCCCGCGCCTCCCATCGGGCTCCGTGCAATTTGGTTGGCGAGGGCTGTGA